The following coding sequences are from one Megachile rotundata isolate GNS110a chromosome 13, iyMegRotu1, whole genome shotgun sequence window:
- the Vps13B gene encoding vacuolar protein sorting 13B isoform X2 has translation MFKLESYITPVILSYVEKYVKNFKPEQSQVSLWGGDASFQNLDLRLEVLEEQLNLPFVFVSGHIHELLIHVPWVKITSEPIVITINTIECILKLKDDNKVETIPSEVQRRQEIPQDETPPGYIKSIVTKVVNNITINCNNLILKYVEEDIVLSVNVRFLSMQTVNNKWEPTFTDVNGYEVMLRKVITIQDLTLCLDKMDASGKIEIYQDPVLYRCSVVIRLIVNYHSNTAKKASITRLDLHCQKMEFSITEQQVPMLLRLAALIMALQTKQFPSSKERSLISMEEREDIKQDDIDRAGGNVAETTGWGGWAWNAVSSLLPIDWDNDWSTEQQMAYSGHTIHLGIYVQDATLTFKTVENVKEQLFYKSRKLRYKSFLTLRLNGVVVDSLLQGIAMTTFQIGMGCIRIYPRGTCSCGHLEVVDGAQPPLYLIAGKLNTDYLKDSLFDNDSVENKGKRREYKQGIYYYLRTVSEERLIERCPAFSMDYVHCVELPDDITPEKLAEFGSNFEYSNFHERRVMRYIVGDLTIRLCSGIFHRIETIKQAAANYDYNPYIVTKPDPLVDELPPVTLEEYEALRENVSMAQTKFIVIRASLQLQLADHSVTGLPRHRKIVESRTTPLTPALTDDPFLSIECDEAIVFILQPLYPFRLAACASKQTELSTEMFNQCHKVISVQVNGARSQLYLTKNCHTSVVMPYSVECKIKKLLYPQYWKDVDLIHETYTVHMDSITITGTKAKLMVAVSILTSIFDPTDTTNPLVCSSLFNDACQEADPVYLELLFENVNCKKLSSLVTISNEISISSVKMFALNESQQAFVFSGPESNIDGDIENKSLLTAVIQFPKDIEKQTHPPLVSLQMADIRASLDPLLFKWLEYRVTYYNIGTVCTMRPEMQQHLEGASSDTGTKKKTFPSLHESVHSSSDKEKRKSIITTEKSKTVQNDETLKKKDSKTEGERQNLGILVRLSELYPWWGGLVLSGCVGHIVIYIPSMTMSGIGAYGIEEAKDGALKNDTNLQILIIKLPTLVIHSSNVNFESLAPYLQELPVVLPKSMWTNKSQSFPWTLSLVDFHCYMLQQNTQKNFIKKMSLNATVALTTKVTTFKSEKNTLSALGVCVHIDNSPIIVSISEEQVVFMNKIISSIANVIRDTTSINKSGITSTQINIETQVVLPIIPQTPSTPTQLLYPEDTTTNSTVSTSKDDAAQDTDELILTAWIQWTITKIAIKLYVTEKESLSSLKLVLELEDIITSLDLQPVYLKLKSKITTVTIFHYTRAPNSVTWDIGEYVGAVLCGREDSLEKGDDSGFISFTLTRAKSGNVHTRWGTYKKHKSQKKDIMSESILSANSYISEVVIKVQMMDLILPLTIVSKYMQLIKPFTWFYQSAEKGTTEISEQNVVPPLTSITNLDVEMLPLVYLDFKGLRLMLPVSNAIKFKPQHDLLIFQVDGVRITPHAENPICRTPLRLDIYQLAAQANILSIPGSAVEDRQYQINIKGICIHTTTWKNYQMSINKKMSQSYLYTMNENPALEWNKLGHGSSLERQFSTLPLLSKFDLCLIIAPPVIFKPDVTVCGSAIEVNCITDIEVTVNLDQIQLMSVLSNELRNILLGHFEQNLDATVFSNTTQKTLSNVGGMRQITWTKQVSEDTDVDFTKDSGIDFETSSINSTIVDKPPSLDTSVLSPFEFLVNCGKITFVLYDIQETVTEYQVDINEVEEEEGETQKQPLFYIMVNQPNIYFSQQHPLQKIQVSCFDITVALGDKERRELISIPTEKDFKVYMIETKNGDLHPDTGIPPSFITVKYEKTLGKNPQFSIDMGRPTKIHFSLSRLNQIYSIKNKILTCVTSQHESTSSEHFDDIKIPSVTKSKRMTSPDLHISTKQVVLSLKTDSGAEIIASLSSLSGNISSLLRPDRIYSNTSVDSCIISVILNENIKVLLNPWCCNVTICLLWETWQNTDSIPQVQVQADSDSLYLDFGPEQIKILKSVVEDCQLLLSELTLSSSKSKDSGKQIVLSTEQHYQDDLKAGAFQFVNGNADELPFPYQVIFFTYPQQSMAWRYPQPRTLTRIHVSPVPFETLDSDTVNVERVHCTLEYWSDCHMSYQRYADFYLSETDSYRLELPDKAPARAVACIWRVVLLNSNRPKTIISARVLAACLRIDSYFNSSIIPNIQAALNIGAIHISMFNQINSVIDELQPPLKNYTLKGILPETQCFMTLEHKGAILVLNRWIDGSVLIDIGGTFGIHILDYSYLTMQEVLDPLEARLQLSLSDKTDISLTCSPFSLKLSPTIAHTLAVSTHLWFASLEEEKKCGILFTRYMVANNSNVPILFGQSGTGENILLESRQCNFYSWRHISNKMLRIAIKDNVWLWSKPFSVGTDGIQAIEFNNSATKAAVFVSVASISAMQKLVTFCGQLIISNQLVDNFEMKLVRYEADIGSKVTVLKDVYPIAGKSRPPSVILDGNKKMAIRLRFTNVPNLSWTGDIPLQPNVKWGQPWLVKVPLQERGQFLSIWVRIVTQTIQERMKVLAVLSPLYMIKSHLPVPVRVQMDTPSLKISLSTMVNGRGERQQLYCPGTFEHFHQLTFQLESGVSTSNPYVPLSYSSVDQRKFFRRPESEDIDDILKSLENQTNEVEWPFQEDEMEEWISAEQPQTHVQVKYQDAGLVSSTLLLELQPWCFILNSVGCYLSLVSEDIELCQIPHYGIITPPKLEGTFHLCVGIGDTFYTSQALQLARPDWSQSFYMPKIGGLIPLDGNIKTCVDCGSSVSIMNINSSMYEDMRLVRVTSSHVINNLTPQELCVATLAVHEDATRLELPNDLTPFSFNISSNEDQKQGIPITQWYTLYMEEIIEPLALYISLSLGHKWSCPIRVDQGMSRKCVAVPNGSTTMPVVITIQEDKGTTYIMMYVDHHPQLLIENTCAFKILLGQANESGGGIIPDTPHFSWICEIESNANCHYTIPSISNRLPDAPVTNASNVLLFSAVTSGYNEQIKGKELRWSRGINLSAISGVAVDQYVRLPSYGDVKLIMQNHCYTTYINIVPISQVEVSARDIRSRLLRKENDPKDIESLHGSFSIEEDDRSTINVQSSGSSTSVTTFFSAQEDTSTPDMKTSSQMHLQRLITTVENIKGSENDDAKIVGENNSNEGSATICLRGVTIVIMHDMNENAQRIEVASLSMTDVIVAAVAKSKTINLRVFIGDLQLDNQLFDQGGFDFPVVLISQSPLLVKETRFYTCNCLMSKLEQIRENSLIAIDYVLEKQGQLRVSKDLFIKFAPISAYIEDTYITQLLNYATAMVPPRFLVPDSLKKARTLVSTIGVYIPDYIMVDAKILSAPLRLQNLKIEPVSILLSVHTSVRLYVALDHSPLYFGTFEKKNILTTPYKLGNALTMHYLSGAIFGAGWVVGSLEILGSPGSLAQALGSGLRDFVSLPFQGLLQGPWGFIVGITHGSASLMRHVTAGTLNSVTKLASSVARNLDRLTLDEEHLQRQEESRRMRPQGMAQGFYQGLTGLGMSLLAAVAGLAHHPLQQVWSGEITTKSLVTGVGLGLVGVVTKPLSGAAELVALTGQGLLQGAGWNSLPSPRQRPVVQYTTGNNNTSIRYAWWLLPLLENNHGNILHVANADYVIQQGSNRAVTLVLTRHALLLVNTAEDNIERIFLLKDLTSADHHLESTICLYCSPETVQNNRSVSPAPYEMDQEMRARVAEYVRSSSTGLASVSTNSDGQSDVFENTTPHSDRTLTFYVSPDSRNYLLSLFNIAKRQSQGSGFRVL, from the exons CAACAAGTACCAATGTTGCTCAGATTAGCTGCATTAATAATGGCCTTGCAAACAAAACAGTTTCCTTCCAGCAAAGAAAGATCCTTAATTTCCATGGAGGAAAGGGAAGATATCAAACAAG ATGATATAGATCGTGCGGGAGGTAATGTTGCAGAAACTACAGGTTGGGGTGGATGGGCTTGGAATGCGGTATCATCTTTATTACCTATTGATTGGGATAATGATTGGTCTACAGAACAACAAATGGCTTATTCAGGACACACAATTCATTTAGGCATCTATGTACAAGATGCCACTTTAACTTTTAag acAGTGGAAAATGTTAAggaacaattattttataaatctcGTAAGCTCCgatataaatcatttttaacatTACGATTGAATGGGGTAGTAGTAGATAGTTTACTCCAAGGTATTGCAATGACTACTTTTCAAATTGGAATGGGTTGTATTCGTATATATCCAAGAGGAACTTGTAGCTGTGGACACCTTGAAGTCGTAGATGGAGCTCAG CCACCCTTATATTTAATAGCTGGCAAGTTAAATACTGATTATTTGAAAGACTCTTTGTTTGACAATGATTCAGTGGAGAACAAAGGCAAAAGGAGAGAATATAAACAGGGAATATATTACTATCTACGTACAGTTTCAG AAGAGCGGTTGATAGAACGATGTCCCGCATTTTCTATGGATTATGTTCATTGCGTAGAATTACCTGATGATATTACACCCGAGAAATTGGCAGAATTTGGATCTAATTTTGAATATAG taatttccACGAGCGCCGAGTAATGAGATACATCGTAGGTGATTTAACTATTAGATTGTGCTCAGGTATTTTTCATCGTATCGAAACGATAAAGCAAGCCGCCGCAAATTATGATTACAATCCATACATAGTTACAAAACCAG ATCCACTCGTGGATGAACTTCCTCCTGTTACATTGGAAGAGTATGAAGCATTACGAGAAAATGTCTCTATGGCCCAGACAAagtttatagtaataagagcatCGCTACAATTACAATTAGCTGATCATTCTGTCACTGGATTACCCCGTCATCGAAAGATAGTTGAAAGTCGA ACGACACCGTTAACGCCTGCTCTTACAGACGATCCTTTTCTGAGTATTGAATGTGATGAAGCAATTGTGTTCATACTTCAACCTTTATATCCATTTCGACTTGCAGCTTGTGCATCGAAACAAACTGAGCTTTCAACAGAAATGTTTAATCAGTGCCATAAAGTTATTTCAGTGCAG gtGAATGGAGCAAGGAGTCAACTTTATTTGACAAAAAATTGTCATACATCTGTAGTAATGCCTTATTCTGTTGaatgtaaaataaagaaattattgtATCCGCAATATTGGAAGGATGTCGATTTAATACATGAAACATACACTGTACACATGGATAGTATTACAATTACTGGAACAAAAGCAAAATTAATGGTTGCTGTATCTATACTGACTTCAATTTTCGACCCTACTGATACAACAAATCCGCTAGTGTGTTCCTCTTTATTTAATGATGCTTGCCAAGAAGCAG ATCCTGTCTACTTGGAATTATTATTTGAGAATGTAAATTGTAAAAAGCTGTCATCTTTAGTTacaatttcaaatgaaataagTATAAGTTCAGTGAAAATGTTTGCGCTTAATGAGTCGCAACAGGCCTTTGTATTTTCGGGTCCAGAAAGTAACATCGATGG TGATATAGAGAATAAGTCGCTCTTAACAGCTGTCATACAGTTCCCAAAGGATATTGAGAAACAGACGCATCCACCTCTCGTTTCTCTTCAGATGGCAGACATTAGAGCTTCACTCGATCCACTGCTGTTTAAATGGTTAGAATATCGTGTTACTTATTATAATATCGGTACGGTATGCACGATGCGGCCCGAAATGCAACAACATTTAGAAGGAGCATCTTCTGATACTGGTACCAAGAAGAAAACATTTCCCAGTTTACATGAAAGTGTACATAGTTCTTCCGACAAAGAAAAACGAAAGTCAATTATAACGACAGAGAAATCAAAAACTGTACAAAATGATGAAActctaaaaaaaaaagattctaAAACTGAAGGTGAAAGACag aatttgggaatattggtcAGATTATCAGAATTGTATCCATGGTGGGGTGGTCTTGTGTTAAGTGGCTGTGTTGGACATATTGTTATTTACATACCATCAATGACAATGAGTGGTATAGGGGCATATG GTATAGAAGAAGCCAAAGATGGAGCACTAAAAAACGATACTAATTTacaaatactaataataaaGTTACCCACTTTAGTGATTCATTCATCCAATGTAAATTTCGAATCATTGGCACCTTACCTTCAAGAATTACCAGTTGTACTACCAAAATCGATGTGGACGAACA AATCACAGAGTTTTCCGTGGACACTGAGTCTCGTTGATTTCCATTGTTACATGTTACAACAGAATACccaaaaaaatttcattaaaaaaatgtcgTTAAATGCTACAGTTGCTCTTACAACTAAGGTCACGACGTTCAAATCAGAAAAAAATACATTATCAGCATTGGGTGTTTGCGTTCACATTGACAATTCTCCGATTATCGTTTCAATTTCCGAAGAACAG gtAGTTTTTATGAACAAAATAATCTCAAGTATAGCAAACGTAATACGAGACACAACCAGTATTAATAAGAGTGGGATAACTAGTACTCAAATAAATATTGAGACGCAAGTTGTTCTCCCTATCATACCACAAACTCCATCTACACCaacgcaattactatatccTGAAGATACAACTACAAACTCAACAGTTTCTACTTCAAAGGATGATGCTGCACAag ATACGGATGAATTAATTTTGACTGCATGGATTCAGTGGACCATAACAAAAATTGCTATAAAATTATATGTTACGGAAAAAGAAAGTTTATCTTCGTTAAAATTAGTTCTTGAATTAGAAGACATTATTACTTCTTTAGATTTACAACCTGTCtacctaaaattaaaaagtaaaatcacgacagttactatattccaTTACACAAG AGCGCCAAATTCAGTGACTTGGGATATTGGGGAATATGTAGGCGCGGTGCTTTGCGGGAGAGAAGATAGCTTAGAAAAAGGTGATGATTCTGGGTTTATAAGTTTTACCTTGACTAGAGCAAAATCGGGAAATGTTCATACACGATGGGGTACCTATAAAAAACACAAAAGCCAGAAG AAAGATATAATGTCCGAGAGTATCTTATCTGCTAATAGCTATATTTCTGAAGTAGTTATAAAAGTGCAAATGATGGATCTAATTTTACCACTAACAATAGTTAGCAAATACATGCAACTGATAAAACCTTTCACGTGGTTTTATCAATCCGCTGAAAAGGGTACAACTGAAATTTCTGAACAAAATGTAGTACCACCTTTAACTAGTATCACCAATCTTGATGTCGAAATGTTGCCACTAGTATATTTAGACTTCAAAGGACTTAGACTAATGTTACCTGTCTCGAACGCAATAAAATTCAAACCACAGCATGATCTATTAATATTTCAG GTAGACGGAGTTCGAATTACTCCACACGCCGAAAATCCGATTTGCAGAACTCCTTTAAGACTAGACATATATCAACTTGCAGCTCAAGCAAATATTTTGAGTATACCAGGTTCTGCTGTGGAAGATAGGCAGtatcaaattaatataaagGGGATATGTATTCATACAACTACTTggaaaaattatcaaatgagTATAAACAAG AAAATGTCTCAGTCGTATCTGTACACCATGAATGAAAATCCTGCATTAGAATGGAATAAACTTGGACATGGAAGTAGTTTAGAACGCCAGTTTTCCACGCTTCCATTATTGTCAAA GTTTGATTTGTGTTTAATCATTGCTCCACCTGTGATATTTAAACCGGATGTAACTGTATGCGGAAGTGCCATTGAAGTAAATTGTATTACGGATATAGAAGTGACAGTGAATTTGGATCAGATTCAATTGATGTCAGTTCTAAGTAATGAGCTAAGGAATATATTGCTGGGACACTTTGAACAAAATTTAGATGCAACTGTGTTTAGCAATACAACTCAAAAAACATTGTCAAATGTGGGAGGTATGAGACAAATTACGTGGACGAAACAAGTTTCTGAGGACACAGATGTTGATTTTACTAAAGACAGTGGTATCGATTTCGAAACATCCAGCATAAATTCAACGATTGTT GATAAGCCACCATCTTTAGATACCTCTGTCCTTTCACCATTTGAGTTTTTAGTAAACTGTGGAAAAATAACATTCGTGCTTTATGATATTCAGGAAACAGTCACAGAATATCAAGTT gATATAAATGAAGTTGAAGAGGAAGAGGGCGAAACTCAGAAGCAGCCACTATTTTATATAATGGTTAATCAaccaaatatatatttttctcaACAGCATCCATTACAAAAAATACAA gTATCGTGTTTCGATATCACCGTTGCTCTTGGAGATAAAGAACGCAGAGAATTAATTTCAATACCAACAGAAAAGGATTTCAAAGTATATATGATTGAAACAAAAAATGGGGATCTGCACCCGGATACAGGCATCCCTCCATCTTTTATAACAGTAAAATACGAAAAAACTTTAGGAAAAAATCCGCAGTTCTCCATAGATATGGGAAGACctacaaaaattcatttctccTTATCAAGACTAAATCAGATATATAGTATTAAAAATAAG atattaacatgtgtgaCAAGTCAGCACGAATCAACATCTTCCGAACACTTTGACGATATAAAGATACCTTCAGTAACCAAATCGAAAAGAATGACTTCGCCTGATTTGCACATATCTACAAAGCAAGTGGTGCTTTCTCTAAAAACTGATTCTGGTGCTGAAATAATAGCTAGTTTGTCTTCGTTATCCGGCAATATTTCATCTCTTCTTAGACCCGATAGAATATACTCTAACACGTCTGTAGATTCTTGTATCATATCAGTGATCCTTAACGAAAACATAAAAGTTCTTTTAAATCCATGGTGTTGCAACGTGACTATTTGCTTGCTATGGGAAACTTGGCAGAATACTGATTCTATTCCACAAGTACAAGTACAGGCTGATAGCGATAGTCTTTATTTAGATTTTGGTccagaacaaataaaaattctaaaaagtgTTGTGGAAGATTGCCAGTTATTATTAAGCGAGTTAACGTTGTCTTCGTCAAAAAGCAAAGATAGTGGAAAACAAATTGTACTTTCGACTGAGCAACACTATCAGGATGATCTTAAAGCAGGCGCATTTCAATTCGTAAATGGAAATGCAGATGAACTTCCTTTTCCTTATCAA GTCATATTTTTCACTTATCCTCAACAATCGATGGCCTGGAGATATCCTCAGCCAAGAACATTAACGAGAATACATGTATCGCCGGTTCCGTTTGAA ACGTTAGATTCAGATACTGTTAACGTGGAAAGAGTACATTGTACTCTAGAATACTGGAGTGATTGTCATATGTCCTATCAACGTTACGCTGATTTTTATTTGTCAGAAACAGATTCTTATCGTTTGGAACTTCCTGACAAAGCTCCGGCGCGTGCAGTGGCTTGCATATGGCGTGTGGTTCTTCTAAACAGCAATCGACCGAAAACCATAATTTCAGCCCGAGTTCTTGCAGCCTGTTTGCGCATAGATTCTtatttcaactcttcaattataCCTAACATACAAGCTGCACTTAATATTGGTGCTATCCACATATCAATGTTTAACCAAATTAACTCGGTTATAGATGAGTTACAGCCacctttaaaaaattatactttgAAAGGTATACTACCCGAAACTCAATGCTTCATGACTCTGGAGCATAAAGGAGCTATCCTTGTGCTTAATAGGTGGATAGACGGTTCAGTATTGATTGATATTGGTGGCACGTTTGGGATACATATACTGGATTACAGTTACCTAACTATGCAAGAAGTATTAGATCCTTTGGAAGCAAGATTACAACTTTCGCTGTCAGACAAAACTGATATATCTTTAACGTGTAGTCCTTTTTCTCTAAAACTGAGTCCAACCATAGCCCACACGCTGGCAGTTTCCACGCATTTATGGTTTGCCTCTCTGGAGGAAGAAAAGAAGTGTGGAATTCTATTCACACGCTATATGGTAGCCAATAACAGTAATGTACCTATTCTCTTCGGTCAAAGTGGTACAGGAGAAAATATTCTGTTAGAAAGTAGGCAATGTAATTTCTATTCATGGCGACATATCAGTAACAAAATGTTGCGAATAGCGATCAAAGACAATGTATGGTTATGGAGCAAGCCATTTTCTGTAGGCACTGATGGAATCCAGGCAatcgaatttaataattcagcaACAAAAGCGGCAGTATTTGTAAGCGTCGCGTCGATTTCCGCCATGCAGAAGCTTGTCACGTTCTGCGGACAGCTTATAATTTCCAAtcaattggttgataattttgaaatgaagTTAGTCAGGTACGAGGCTGACATTGGATCAAAAGTGACCGTTCTGAAAGACGTATATCCTATTGCTGGTAAAAGTCGACCGCCATCGGTTATACTTGATGGCAACAAGAAAATGGCAATACGTTTGCGCTTCACGAATGTACCAAATCTGTCGTGGACAGGGGATATTCCTCTTCAGCCTAACGTGAAATGGGGACAACCATGGCTCGTTAAAGTTCCGTTGCAAGAACGTGGACAATTTTTAAGCATCTGGGTTCGGATAGTGACGCAAACGATTCAAGAGAGAATGAAAGTATTAGCTGTGCTTAGTCCCCTTTACATGATCAAGTCACATCTACCGGTACCAGTTAGAGTACAAATGGATACACCTTCGTTGAAGATATCTTTAAGCACAATGGTGAATGGTCGGGGTGAACGACAACAACTGTACTGTCCtggaacatttgaacattttcatCAGTTAACATTCCAGCTGGAATCTGGAGTCTCCACCTCTAACCCGTACGTTCCATTGTCGTACAGTTCTGTAGACCAACGAAAGTTCTTCAGAAGACCCGAGTCAGAGGACATCGACGATATTCTGAAGAGTCTTGAGAATCAAACGAACGAAGTTGAGTGGCCTTTCCAGGAAGACGAGATGGAGGAATGGATATCTGCTGAACAACCGCAAACGCATGTACAAGTGAAGTATCAAGATGCTGGATTAGTGTCGAGTACATTGCTGTTAGAACTGCAACCATggtgttttattttaaattcagtaGGATGTTACCTCTCATTAGTATCTGAGGATATCGAGCTCTGTCAGATTCCTCATTACGGCATCATAACACCACCTAAATTGGAAGGTACATTTCATTTATGCGTTGGCATCGGCGACACCTTCTACACATCCCAGGCTCTGCAACTGGCTAGGCCCGATTGGAGTCAAAGCTTCTATATGCCAAAAATAGGTGGACTCATTCCACTAGatggaaatattaaaacatgTGTAGATTGTGGCTCTAGTGTCTcaattatgaatattaattcCAGCATGTACGAAGATATGCGTCTTGTACGAGTAACAAGTAGCCACGTTATTAATAACTTAACGCCTCAAGAATTGTGCGTTGCCACGTTAGCAGTTCACGAGGATGCGACTAGACTCGAACTACCGAATGATCTCACCCCTTTCAGCTTCAATATTTCATCGAATGAAGATCAGAAACAGGGCATCCCCATCACACAGTGGTATACATTGTATATGGAGGAAATCATAGAACCACTTGCACTTTATATATCTCTGAGTCTGGGACATAAGTGGTCGTGCCCAATCCGAGTTGACCAAGGCATGAGTCGCAAATGTGTTGCTGTTCCAAATGGGTCTACCACCATGCCAGTAGTTATCACTATACAAGAGGATAAGGGTACGACTTATATAATGATGTACGTGGATCATCATCCTCAGTTACTAATCGAGAACACATGCGCCTTTAAAATTTTACTGGGTCAAGCTAACGAATCGGGAGGAGGAATAATACCGGACACTCCTCATTTTTCTtggatttgtgaaattgaaagTAATGCGAACTGCCATTATACCATTCCATCTATCAGCAATAGGCTACCTGATGCTCCGGTTACCAACGCTTCAAATGTCTTACTATTTTCTGCTGTGACGAGTGGTTATAACGAACAAATAAAGGGCAAAGAGCTACGATGGTCGAGAGGAATAAATTTGTCCGCAATATCAGGTGTGGCAGTGGATCAGTATGTCCGATTGCCATCCTATGGGGATGTGAAGTTGATCATGCAAAATCATTGTTACACCACGTACATTAATATTGTTCCTATTTCACAAGTGGAGGTGTCTGCACGAGACATTAGAAGTCGATTACTGCGTAAAGAGAATGATCCCAAAGATATTGAATCATTGCATGGGTCATTTTCAATTGAAGAAGATGACAGATCAACGATAAATGTGCAAAGTTCTGGTAGTTCGACCTCGGTAACCACTTTCTTCTCTGCTCAAGAAGACACTTCAACTCCAGATATGAAAACTTCTTCGCAAATGCATTTACAACGTTTAATAACCACTGTAGAAAATATCAAAGGTAGCGAGAACGATGATGCAAAAATTGTTGGAGAAAATAATTCTAACGAGGGATCTGCAACTATTTGCCTTCGCGGAGTTACAATTGTTATCATGCACGACATGAATGAAAATGCCCAACGAATTGAAGTGGCTAGTTTGTCTATGACCGATGTTATAGTCGCTGCTGTTGCAAAATCTAAGACCATAAATTTGCGAGTTTTCATAGGTGACTTACAATTAGATAATCAGTTATTTGATCAAGGAGGATTTGACTTTCCTGTAGTTTTAATAAGTCAGAGTCCACTTCTAGTAAAAGAAACCAGATTTTATACGTGCAACTGCTTGATGAGTAAACTTGAACAGATCAGAGAAAATTCGCTAATAGCAATTGATTATGTTTTAGAAAAACAAGGGCAATTAAGAG TGTCAAAAgatctttttataaaattcgCACCAATTAGTGCTTACATCGAGGATACATATATAACTCAATTGTTGAATTATGCAACTGCAATGGTACCACCAAGATTTCTAGTGCCTGATAGTTTGAAAAAGGCAAGGACATTGGTTTCGACGATCGGAGTATACATTCCTGACTACATAATGGTTGATGCAAAAATATTGAGTGCACCATTAAGACTGCAAAACTTAAAGATAGAACCTGTGTCTATTTTACTGAGCGTTCACACATCTGTCCGTTTATATGTAGCTTTAGATCATTCCCCACTATATTTTGGAACATTTgagaaaaagaatattttaactaCACCTTATAAACTTGGTAATGCTCTTACAATGCATTATTTATCTGGTGCTATATTTGGAGcag GTTGGGTAGTTGGATCTTTAGAAATATTAGGATCACCAGGAAGTTTGGCACAAGCTCTTGGATCAGGGCTTCGTGACTTTGTTTCTCTTCCATTTCAAGGTTTATTGCAAGGTCCATGGGGTTTCATTGTAGGAATAACACATGGCTCAGCCAGTTTAATGAGACACGTCACAGCAG GTACTCTGAATTCTGTAACTAAACTAGCATCCAGTGTAGCACGGAATTTAGATCGCCTAACACTCGATGAAGAACATTTACAACGACAAGAAGAGTCCCGAAGAATGCGACCCCAAGGCATGGCGCAGGGATTCTATCAAGGCTTAACTGGACTAGGAATGAGTCTTCTTG ctGCAGTCGCAGGATTGGCACACCATCCTTTGCAACAGGTTTGGTCAGGAGAGATAACAACTAAAAGTCTTGTCACCGGTGTTGGCCTTGGTCTAGTTGGTGTAGTCACTAAACCTTTAAGCGGTGCTGCAGAATTGGTTGCATTAACAGGACAAGGATTACTTCAAGGCGCTGGCTGGAATTCTTTACCTTCG CCTCGACAAAGACCAGTTGTTCAGTACACAACTGGCAATAATAACACATCTATTAGATATGCTTGGTGGTTATTACCATTGCTTGAAAACAATCATGGCAATATTTTGCATGTTGCCAATGCAGATTATGTTATTCAACAAGGTAGTAACCGTGCCGTAACATTGGTTTTAACAAGACACGCATTATTACTGGTTAATACGGCGGAAGACAATATAGaacgaatatttttattaaaagatttaACAAGTGCCGACCATCATTTGGAATCAACAATATGTTTATACTGTTCTCCTGAGACAGTTCAGAATAATAGATCAGTATCACCAGCTCCATATGAG aTGGATCAAGAAATGCGAGCACGAGTTGCGGAGTACGTTCGTAGTAGCAGCACTGGCTTAGCTAGTGTTTCTACAAACAGTGATGGACAGTCTGATGTCTTTGAAAATACCACTCCTCATTCCGATCGTACACTTACGTTTTACGTTTCTCCTGATTCGCGTAACTATTTATTATCGTTATTTAATATTGCCAAAAGACAAAGTCAGGGTAGTGGATTTAGGGtattataa